The sequence below is a genomic window from Nostoc flagelliforme CCNUN1.
CTTTGGCTGTAAACCAAGTACGCTATTCTTTACTCACTCGTCAAGTTGAAAGCAAAGGTATTATCGCAACTGCCCGTGAGTTGGGTGTAACTATTTTGGCTTATAGCCCTCTAGCACAGGGATTACTTACAGGCAAGTACAGTATTGATAGTACTGAAACCCCCACTGGTGCGAGGAAAGTAGATCCGCGATTTAACAAAGAAGGTTTGCAAAAAATTGCCCCAGTTATATCTTTGCTACGCAAGTTCGGAGAAAAATACGATCGCACTCCTGCCCAAGTTGCTCTCAACTGGTTAATTGCTCAGGGTAACGTTATTCCTATTGCTGGGGTGAAGACAGCCGAACAGGTACGGCAGAATGCTGGTGCTTTGGGCTGGAAATTGAGCGACGATGAAATTGGAGAATTAGAACAAGTTAGTCGTCCTTGGCTGTAGTATTTTTACACTGGCTAAAAAAGCCAAAAAGTCAAGAGTATAAAGTCAAAATCTTAACTCTTGACTCTTAACTCTCAACTCTCAACTTTGCTAATTTTTAGATTTGGATTTTGGATTAAAGGAAAATCTAAAATCCAAAATTAATTAACTCTAGACTAAGAAGCTGATTCCCTAGCTGTAGGTGAACCTATCTTTTTACTAGGAGATGCAGAAGAATCCTGTCCACTTGTCCGCAGTTTGGGCTTGGGAGAAGAATGTCTTTCTTCTCCATTGCTGCTATCTGATTTCCACGCAGTACGGGGACGATCGCTGGAAGATTCACGACGCTTACCGAGTCTTGGTTTGGGAGCAGAGGATTCCTCTTGGGGAATTTCTACATCTGAACTCAACCAAGCGGGACGAGTTTGATCATAAGCGATTTGCAGTGCAGCTGCGGCGATCGCTTGAGCATCGTATTCTTCAATTAGTTCACTGACAATTGGCAAGAATGAAGCCAAACGCTCACCTGTCAAAGCTTCTCGCACCTGTTCTTGCAATTTCAGAATGTGTCGCGCTTCAATCTGGGCGCGTGTGGGAATGGTCAGCAATTGCCAACTTTGGCGGTTATGACGTTCAAATGTTTGCTGCTTGCGCCGCTCAAATGGTTGTACTAAGGAAATTGCTGTTCCTTCTTTACCAGCACGACCAGTACGACCAATGCGATGGACGTAGGTTTCTACGCTATCGGGTAAGTCGTAGTTGATCACATGGGAGAGTTGATCGACATCTAGCCCTCGTGCGGCAATATCAGTTGCTACCACCCAGCGAACTTGACGGTTACGGAATCGGCTCAATAACCGTTCCCGGGCTTGTTGCGACAAGTCACCGTGGTATTCATCGACACTGTGGCCAGCCCCTTGTAACTGACTGGTGAGTTCTGCGGCTGTGCGTCTAGTGCGGACAAAGATTAAAGCTGTTTCTGGATCTTCCATTTCCAGAATTGGCTGTAAAGCTTTAGCTTTTGTCCAGTGGCGGGGGATCAAGTAAGCTACTTGATTGATTTTGTTGGGAGCAGCTTTTGGCTGTTCAACGGTGACAGTTGCAGGCGATCGCAAGAACTTGTTCACCAACATCCGAATTGATGGTGGCATTGTTGCCGAGAATAAAGCTGTTTGGCGATCTACAGGCGCTTGAGAGAGAATTTTAATCACATCGTCGATAAAGCCCATGCTCAACATTTCATCGGCTTCATCCAACACAAACCACTTTACTTGATCCAGCTTTAAACAGCCGCGATCGAGCAAATCGATCACCCGTCCTGGAGTGCCCACAACCATGTGAACACCACGTTTGAGTTGTAACATTTGGCGGTCAATTGATTGACCACCGTAGATTGCTAACACTCGCAATCCTTCATTACCAATGAATTGCGCGATCGCATCGTGAACTTGCATTGCTAATTCACGAGTTGGTGTTAACACTATGGCTTGCACGGCTTTTTGATTAATATCCAGCCGCTCTAAAATTGGCAGTGAAAATGCTGCCGTTTTGCCTGTTCCAGTTTGAGATTGACCTACCACATCACGACCAGCTAGCAATTGGGGAATTGCTTGGACTTGAATGTTAGTGGGTTCGGTAAAACCGATTTTTTCTAGTTGTTCGACACGTTCTTGGGAAATGCCTAATTCTTGAAATGAAAGAGTCATTAATTCGTCCTAAATTTTATGTAAGGATTTTGGATTAGCCATTAGTCATTAGTTATTAGTCATTAGTCATTGGCTATTGGTCAGCCAGCGGAGTCTTAGGGGAAACCCCCATGAGGAAATACCTCAAAAGAAGGGCAAACTCGTAAGGGTTATTTAAGAGAAGACAAATGACAACTTAGTTATTGACTACTTGACCATAGAGGTCGTATGTATCAGCGTGGTGAATCGCTATTGGCACGATGGTTCCTAACTTTGCCTGGCCTTTGACATACACCAGACCATCAACCTCTGGGGAAAATCTACCTGAACGACCGATTAATTCACCACTTTCAGGATTTTCTTGCTCAATCAGGACATCGACGATTTTGCCTACTTCCTGTTGATTTTTCTTTTGAGAAATCGGTTGCTGGAGTTCCATCAATTGGTATCGGCGATCGTCCATCACCTCTTGGGACAACTGATTTGGCAACTTGTAAGCTGGAGTTCCTTCCTCAGAAGAAAAGGTGAAGACACCAACATGATCGAATTCATGCCGCTCAACGAACTCTAGTAGATGCTCAAAATGCTCGCTTGTTTCTCCTGGGAAACCAACAATAAATGTTGTCCGCAGTACGGCTGTTGGTAGCGCCGTTTTGATGCGATCTATAATCCCATCATTTACCCGTCCTTGCCAAGGACGGTTCATGGCGCGGAGAATATCTGGATGAGAATGTTGCAAGGGCAAATCCAGATAAGGCAAGACGTTGGGTGTTTCTTGGATCGCCGCTATCACATCTGGGGTTAGTCCCGTGGGATAAGCATAGTGCATTCTAATCCACGGTATATCTACTTTCCCCAAAGCGCGAAGTAATTCGGCTAATTTTGGCTTCCCGTAAATATCTAGACCGTAATTAGTGGTGATTTGGGAAATTAAAATAATTTCCTTTACCCCTTGACTAACTAACTGCTCGGCTTCGGCGACTATAGATTCAATAGTACGCGATCGCTGGTTCCCTCGAAGATGAGGAATGATACAAAATGCACAACGATAATCACATCCTTCTGCAACGCGCAGGTAAGCTACCCCCTCGGTTGTAGTGCGATAGCGCGGTGTAGTTTCGTCGGCAATGTAGGTTGGTTCGATACTAACCTGTTTAACCCGTTCGCCTTGTTCTACACGCTCAATGACATTTACAATTTTGTGATAATCACCTGTACCAACCACTGCTACTGCTTCCGGCAACTCTTCCAAAAGTTGTTCTTGGAAATGTTGCGCCATACAGCCAGTGATTACGATTTTTTTGTTTGCCTCTGCCAGTTCTACCAAAGTTCTGACAGATTCTTGCCGGGCTGCTTCAATAAAACTACAAGTATTAACAATAACGTAATCGGCTAACTCTTCATTTGTATCTACACCGTAGCCTGCTTCTACGAGCATTCCCAGCATGTGTTCTGTATCAATTCGGTTTTTCTCGCAGCCCAGGTGAGAAATGGCAATTGTTGGCTTGTCACCCATATTTTGAAAAAATCTTCATTTTTTTTCTTCTTTATCTTTTAGTCAAGCATTCTGGCGCAAAATTCAGCTTTTTTGCTATCAGCATCCTCATGAAAACAGCGCAGTTGCAAATATCCACTGTTAATAACTGTTCGTGTCATAACCCTATCAATAAATAAAAATAGAGGTCATGTTATGATATTCCTATCAATCTGTTCCCCAGGGGAAATTGAAGTGTCTTTGGGTACATTTGACACTTGTAATCTTTTTTAACAATTCGCCTATTGGTATTTTACATTACCATAGCGTGTGCGTTGTTAATCTACCCATCGGGAAGCCGCCCAAAGGGCTTGTTGTGAGAAGTCGCTACCCTCCGGGAAATCGACGAAAGCGACTACGCCTATAAAGCAGTAATGCTAGCCTGGCGATTGGCAAGTCCTACGACTGGGCGCGGACAAGACGCCTAAACCACGGAAAGCTGCCTCGCGTCTAGTGAGTGGCAAACTCCTCTTGTAGCCAAGTTTTATCTTAACATATCTTATGGGAGGTTGGAGGCCAATTTCCATCTTAGGAAGGAGGCAGTAAACCGACTATCATAAAACACATTTGACTAGTTAATGAAAAGTCAAGAGTCAAGGGTCATACAGTCAATAGTCAATAAATTCTAGACTCTGGACTCCGCGAGGCGGATTAAAGACGTGGACTTATATCAATTATTTAAAACTCGCTCACCGATTATTGGCGTGGTTCACCTGCTACCACTGCCGACCTCACCTCGTTGGGGAGGTAGCCTAAAAGCGGTGATTGACCGCGCCGAACAAGAAGCTGCCGCCCTGGCAAGTGGAGGGGTTGACGGGCTGATTGTGGAGAATTTTTTCGATGCGCCGTTTACCAAAAACCAAGTCGATCCGGTGGTTGTGAGTGCCATGACCATTGTGGTGCAGAGGATACAAAATTTGGTGACTTTGCCTATAGGCTTAAATGTTTTGCGAAACGACGCCAAAAGTGCAATGGCGATCGCTAGCTGTGTGCAGGCACAATTCATCCGCGTCAACGTTCTCACAGGAGTGATGGCAACCGATCAGGGATTAATTGAGGGAGAAGCCCATCAATTACTCCGCTATCGACGGGAGTTAGGCTGTGATGTTAAAATCCTGGCCGATGTGTTGGTGAAGCACGCCCGTCCTTTGAGTTCTCCAAATCTCACAGTCGCCGTGAAAGACACCATTGAAAGGGGTTTAGCAGACGGAGTGATTTTGTCTGGTTGGGCTACTGGTAGTCCACCTAACTTAGAAGATTTGGAACTAGCTTGTGGTGCAGCAGCTGGCACGCCAGTGTTTATCGGTAGTGGAGCGAATTGGGAAAATATTGATACATTAATGCAAGCAGCAGATGGTGTCATAGTTTCCAGTTCCTTAAAACGCCACGGACGTATAGAGCAACCAATTGACCCAATTCGCGTCAGTCAATTTGTTGAAGCTGCGCGTCGCAATTGGAACTCCAAAAGTGAAAGCAAATCAGCAGAACAAGTAAAGTTACATTCTTAATTGGGGCATAGGGCATGGGGAATGGGGCATGGGAAGAAATAATTAATACTCAATTTACTAATGCCCAATGACGGCAGTTGCTCCACTTGGCGAGACCCCAAGCCCGCACTGCCTCCCCAATGCCCAATGACGGCAGTTGCTCCACTTGGGGAGACCCCAAGACCGCACTGCCTCCCCAATGCCCATTAACCAATAACAATTTATGATTCGCCGTCGTTCTACTCCTTGGATTCATAAATGGTCACGTCCATTGATTGCCGCGATCGCTGGATGTGGTGCCTTGATAACTGGTTATCTGACCATAGAAAAGTTAACAGGAGGCAGTGCAGCTTGTGTGGCACAGGCTGGTGTCAAGGGCTGTAATGATGTACTTTCCAGCCCTTGGGCAACGGTTTTTGGCCAGCCATTAGCTTTGTTCGGGTTTTTGGCATACATCAGTATGGTGATATTTGCTTTGGCTCCCTTGGTATTTAACTCAGGGGAAAAGAATAGCCGCAAACAATTGGAAAATTGGACGTGGTTGCTGCTGCTAGCGGGTGCGATCGCAATGTCTGTCTTTAGCGGCTACTTAATGTACGTGCTAGCATCTCAAATCAAAGCTATTTGTCCTTACTGTATCGGTTCAGCTTTGTTCTCTGTGAGTCTTTTGGTACTGACGATTATCGGTCGGACTTGGGAGGATATAGGACAAATCTTCTTTACCGCCATTATTGTAGGAATGGTGACACTGATTGGCACTTTAGGCGTTTATGCTGGCGTGAATCAATCAGATGTTACACCTGTAACTCCAGGACAACCCGCAAAAATTACCTTTACTCCCAAAGGAGAAGCTAACCCCGCCTTCGGTTGGAAAGTTACCACCACTTCTGGTGAGGCAGAAATCGCTTTAGCACGCCATCTGGCCAAGGTAGGCGCAAAGGAATACAGTGCTTACTGGTGTCCTCACTGCCATGAACAAAAGCTGCTTTTTGGTAAAGAAGCCGAAGAAATAATCAACAGTGATGTTAAGGTAGAGTGTATTCCCGAGGGATTTAAAGCTCAACCCGAACTGTGTAAAGCCGCAAAAATTGAAGGCTTCCCCACTTGGATTATCAATGGTAAAAGCTATAGCGGAGTCCAAAATTTAGAGGAACTAGCGAAAGTTTCTGGTTACACGGGCCCTCGTAACTTCAAGTATTTCAGGTAATCGACCTAGCAGTACGGTATAGTTCACACCCAGCCAACTGGATGAATACAGCAAAGTCTGTTTCCAGTTGGCTTTTTTGTTTTTGGTAATAGATAATAGGTGTTGTCCAATATCCAATTACTAATTTTCCTACGCTTTTATCCGCAAGCACCTTAAACTTAAGGAAACAAAATAAGTATATTTTTTGCCTT
It includes:
- a CDS encoding DEAD/DEAH box helicase yields the protein MTLSFQELGISQERVEQLEKIGFTEPTNIQVQAIPQLLAGRDVVGQSQTGTGKTAAFSLPILERLDINQKAVQAIVLTPTRELAMQVHDAIAQFIGNEGLRVLAIYGGQSIDRQMLQLKRGVHMVVGTPGRVIDLLDRGCLKLDQVKWFVLDEADEMLSMGFIDDVIKILSQAPVDRQTALFSATMPPSIRMLVNKFLRSPATVTVEQPKAAPNKINQVAYLIPRHWTKAKALQPILEMEDPETALIFVRTRRTAAELTSQLQGAGHSVDEYHGDLSQQARERLLSRFRNRQVRWVVATDIAARGLDVDQLSHVINYDLPDSVETYVHRIGRTGRAGKEGTAISLVQPFERRKQQTFERHNRQSWQLLTIPTRAQIEARHILKLQEQVREALTGERLASFLPIVSELIEEYDAQAIAAAALQIAYDQTRPAWLSSDVEIPQEESSAPKPRLGKRRESSSDRPRTAWKSDSSNGEERHSSPKPKLRTSGQDSSASPSKKIGSPTARESAS
- the rimO gene encoding 30S ribosomal protein S12 methylthiotransferase RimO; translated protein: MGDKPTIAISHLGCEKNRIDTEHMLGMLVEAGYGVDTNEELADYVIVNTCSFIEAARQESVRTLVELAEANKKIVITGCMAQHFQEQLLEELPEAVAVVGTGDYHKIVNVIERVEQGERVKQVSIEPTYIADETTPRYRTTTEGVAYLRVAEGCDYRCAFCIIPHLRGNQRSRTIESIVAEAEQLVSQGVKEIILISQITTNYGLDIYGKPKLAELLRALGKVDIPWIRMHYAYPTGLTPDVIAAIQETPNVLPYLDLPLQHSHPDILRAMNRPWQGRVNDGIIDRIKTALPTAVLRTTFIVGFPGETSEHFEHLLEFVERHEFDHVGVFTFSSEEGTPAYKLPNQLSQEVMDDRRYQLMELQQPISQKKNQQEVGKIVDVLIEQENPESGELIGRSGRFSPEVDGLVYVKGQAKLGTIVPIAIHHADTYDLYGQVVNN
- the btpA gene encoding photosystem I biogenesis protein BtpA — its product is MDLYQLFKTRSPIIGVVHLLPLPTSPRWGGSLKAVIDRAEQEAAALASGGVDGLIVENFFDAPFTKNQVDPVVVSAMTIVVQRIQNLVTLPIGLNVLRNDAKSAMAIASCVQAQFIRVNVLTGVMATDQGLIEGEAHQLLRYRRELGCDVKILADVLVKHARPLSSPNLTVAVKDTIERGLADGVILSGWATGSPPNLEDLELACGAAAGTPVFIGSGANWENIDTLMQAADGVIVSSSLKRHGRIEQPIDPIRVSQFVEAARRNWNSKSESKSAEQVKLHS
- a CDS encoding vitamin K epoxide reductase family protein, translated to MIRRRSTPWIHKWSRPLIAAIAGCGALITGYLTIEKLTGGSAACVAQAGVKGCNDVLSSPWATVFGQPLALFGFLAYISMVIFALAPLVFNSGEKNSRKQLENWTWLLLLAGAIAMSVFSGYLMYVLASQIKAICPYCIGSALFSVSLLVLTIIGRTWEDIGQIFFTAIIVGMVTLIGTLGVYAGVNQSDVTPVTPGQPAKITFTPKGEANPAFGWKVTTTSGEAEIALARHLAKVGAKEYSAYWCPHCHEQKLLFGKEAEEIINSDVKVECIPEGFKAQPELCKAAKIEGFPTWIINGKSYSGVQNLEELAKVSGYTGPRNFKYFR